Proteins from one Candidatus Nitrospira nitrosa genomic window:
- a CDS encoding Ppx/GppA phosphatase family protein: protein MSEPAKRTRRLAGIDIGTLTCRVLIAEHTPGNPLKELRSERRILRLGEGVDQSKRLSPAAMDRVIHCLQEWRKVIDSHQVQATAVVATSAVRDASNRGEFLDRVNAECGFQVELISGEEEARRTLLGIRSGLPIGVTDILALDIGGGSTEFILDRVGQKPIVCSIDIGVVRLCERLLRHDPPTDEEVRQAREWVARETKAAVANMGDYRQARFVGTAGTITALAAMAQKLPIYEPARIHNYGLKLETIRDLAHTLLSRTKSERVELPGLEKNREEVIAAGAIIIRTIMETLGQNECLVSDTGLREGVLINLAITGP, encoded by the coding sequence ATGAGCGAGCCGGCCAAGCGTACGCGACGACTGGCCGGTATCGATATCGGAACGCTCACCTGTCGTGTATTGATTGCAGAGCATACCCCCGGGAATCCTCTCAAAGAACTTCGCTCTGAACGGCGGATTCTCCGACTAGGAGAAGGCGTTGATCAATCGAAACGACTAAGTCCGGCGGCGATGGATCGCGTGATTCACTGTCTCCAAGAATGGCGGAAGGTCATCGATAGTCATCAAGTTCAAGCGACCGCTGTCGTGGCCACGAGTGCCGTTCGCGATGCGAGCAATCGAGGGGAGTTTTTGGATCGAGTCAATGCAGAATGTGGCTTTCAGGTCGAACTCATCTCGGGTGAGGAAGAAGCGCGACGGACTTTGCTCGGCATTCGTTCCGGCTTGCCGATTGGGGTGACAGATATCCTGGCCTTGGACATCGGCGGCGGGAGTACGGAATTCATTCTCGATCGGGTAGGGCAGAAGCCAATCGTTTGCTCGATCGATATCGGCGTGGTCCGTCTCTGCGAGCGTCTCTTGCGCCATGATCCTCCGACTGATGAGGAAGTCAGGCAGGCACGCGAGTGGGTGGCGCGAGAGACAAAAGCAGCTGTGGCGAATATGGGCGACTATCGGCAGGCGAGATTCGTTGGGACGGCCGGAACGATCACTGCTCTCGCCGCCATGGCTCAGAAGCTGCCGATCTATGAGCCGGCTCGAATCCACAACTATGGGCTCAAGTTGGAAACCATTCGAGATCTGGCGCATACCCTCCTCAGCAGGACGAAGTCCGAGCGAGTTGAACTTCCTGGCTTGGAAAAGAATCGCGAAGAAGTCATCGCCGCCGGCGCGATCATTATCCGGACGATTATGGAGACGCTGGGGCAGAACGAATGTTTGGTGAGTGATACGGGATTAAGAGAAGGTGTGCTGATCAATCTGGCGATAACGGGACCGTAG
- the recG gene encoding ATP-dependent DNA helicase RecG: MQTEAESSPLVPFQEWLDRIARPIEFASRDEGAHLKAITNLSDFISTQVLSALRQQTYPRTIEARLISLRDLFVDFSSSLSLDEQRRRLHVAGAHIQALRKASPQPASPKALPTRSIHVSESIDEERSDLWRQPVRFAKGVGPKRTTVLQRLGIDTVEDVLWTIPWRYEDRSVMTPIGNLVPGMVASICGIVGKCDAKRTRNRRLSILEVGVEDQSGRLQVVFFNQPYLEDVLTVGTRVMLSGRVISGRRDWMVPRMDVAQYEIVGEGVESALHVGRIVPVYHETKGWTSRQMRVLVRNLLTDHGMDLIDHVPLSLRARQRLISINEAFQDVHFPKAGTDDHLLARGKTAAHRRLAFEELLLLQLALASRHRSVHDERKEIRFNPRTPLLARLTSLLPFQLTTAQERVIREIFRDMISPRPMNRLVQGDVGSGKTAVALQAIVMACGSGYQASLMAPTEILAEQHYRNLSGMLQALGLRTVLMRGGEKASIKNVQVEQLAAGDVQVAIGTHALLQQGVTFKNLGLAVIDEQHKFGVLQRKAMIEKGYRPDVLVLTATPIPRTLAMTVYGDLDVSIIDALPPGRKPVRTFLFSEGQRRRAYQIVRDELLAEKQAYIVYPLVEESEKVDLQAALQGAEQLQNGEFSEFRVGLLHGRMKASEKEAVMADFKAGTIQLLIATTVIEVGVDVPNATVILIEHAERFGLAQLHQLRGRVGRSNHQAYCLLMAQNLGRGKTESSRRTLGSEEPMSLARERLEALVRSNDGFVIAEDDLRIRGPGEFFGLRQWGVPEFRVANLVRDGELLEEAKQEAFSLLQADPGLKEPAHQGLREAMLRKWEKKLELGSIS, translated from the coding sequence ATGCAGACGGAGGCTGAATCGAGTCCGTTGGTACCGTTTCAGGAGTGGCTGGATCGCATTGCCCGGCCGATCGAATTCGCAAGTCGAGATGAGGGCGCCCATCTCAAGGCCATCACCAATCTGAGTGATTTCATCTCCACTCAAGTCCTGTCGGCTCTTCGCCAACAGACGTATCCTAGGACGATCGAAGCTCGTCTGATTTCACTCCGTGACCTCTTCGTTGATTTTTCATCATCCCTTTCTCTGGATGAACAGCGTCGTCGATTGCATGTAGCGGGGGCGCACATCCAGGCACTTCGAAAGGCCTCGCCGCAGCCTGCCAGTCCGAAGGCCTTGCCGACGCGATCGATCCATGTGAGCGAATCGATTGATGAGGAGCGATCCGACCTCTGGCGACAGCCTGTTCGATTTGCCAAGGGGGTTGGACCTAAACGCACCACTGTCTTGCAACGGCTGGGTATCGACACGGTAGAAGATGTACTCTGGACCATCCCTTGGCGGTATGAAGATCGATCGGTGATGACTCCGATCGGAAATCTTGTTCCGGGGATGGTGGCGTCAATTTGCGGGATAGTTGGGAAGTGCGATGCAAAACGGACAAGAAATCGACGGCTGAGCATACTGGAGGTCGGCGTCGAAGATCAGTCTGGTCGCCTACAGGTGGTGTTCTTCAATCAGCCTTATCTGGAAGATGTTCTGACGGTTGGAACTCGCGTGATGTTGAGTGGGCGGGTGATCTCTGGTCGACGAGACTGGATGGTGCCTCGCATGGACGTCGCACAGTACGAGATCGTCGGAGAAGGGGTGGAATCGGCGCTGCATGTCGGCCGAATTGTTCCTGTCTATCATGAAACCAAAGGGTGGACGTCTCGTCAGATGCGGGTGCTCGTGCGGAACCTCCTGACGGACCATGGGATGGATCTTATCGATCATGTGCCGCTGTCGCTGCGCGCGAGGCAGCGGTTGATCTCGATCAATGAAGCGTTCCAGGATGTTCATTTCCCAAAGGCGGGAACTGACGACCATCTATTGGCGCGAGGAAAGACGGCGGCCCATCGCCGGTTGGCGTTTGAGGAGCTCTTACTGTTGCAACTGGCGTTAGCGTCCAGACACCGATCGGTCCATGACGAACGGAAGGAGATCCGGTTCAATCCCAGGACCCCGCTGCTTGCACGGTTGACGAGTCTCTTGCCGTTTCAGCTCACAACGGCGCAGGAACGAGTCATTCGCGAAATATTTCGAGACATGATTTCGCCACGCCCCATGAATCGATTGGTCCAGGGTGACGTGGGCTCAGGCAAGACGGCTGTTGCATTACAGGCCATCGTCATGGCTTGTGGGTCAGGCTATCAGGCGTCCTTGATGGCTCCGACGGAGATCCTTGCGGAACAACACTATCGCAACCTTTCAGGAATGTTACAGGCCTTGGGGCTGCGGACGGTTTTGATGCGTGGTGGTGAGAAAGCCTCGATCAAGAATGTGCAGGTTGAGCAGCTGGCTGCGGGAGATGTCCAGGTGGCGATCGGGACCCATGCCCTTCTGCAGCAAGGTGTCACATTCAAGAACCTGGGCTTGGCGGTCATCGATGAACAGCACAAGTTTGGCGTGTTGCAGCGGAAGGCAATGATTGAAAAGGGCTATAGACCGGACGTGCTCGTGTTGACCGCGACTCCTATTCCTCGAACGCTCGCGATGACTGTCTACGGTGACCTTGATGTTTCGATCATCGATGCCCTGCCCCCGGGACGGAAGCCGGTGCGGACGTTCCTGTTTAGTGAGGGACAACGGCGGAGGGCCTACCAGATTGTGCGGGATGAATTGCTGGCTGAAAAACAAGCCTACATCGTCTATCCCCTGGTGGAGGAGTCGGAGAAGGTCGACCTTCAAGCTGCGCTCCAGGGCGCCGAACAGTTACAGAATGGAGAATTTTCTGAATTTCGTGTCGGCCTATTGCATGGACGCATGAAGGCGTCTGAAAAAGAAGCGGTGATGGCTGATTTTAAGGCGGGGACCATTCAGCTGTTGATCGCCACGACCGTCATTGAGGTTGGAGTGGATGTGCCGAATGCGACGGTCATTTTGATTGAACATGCCGAACGATTCGGACTCGCGCAGTTGCACCAATTGCGTGGTCGAGTCGGACGGAGCAACCATCAAGCCTATTGTCTACTGATGGCGCAGAATCTAGGACGGGGGAAAACGGAATCGAGCAGACGGACCCTGGGCAGTGAAGAACCAATGTCGCTGGCAAGGGAACGGCTGGAGGCGCTCGTCCGGTCAAACGATGGGTTCGTCATTGCCGAGGACGATCTGCGCATTCGGGGACCGGGTGAGTTCTTTGGGCTGCGGCAGTGGGGGGTGCCGGAGTTTCGTGTCGCCAATCTGGTGCGCGATGGTGAGCTGCTGGAGGAGGCCAAGCAGGAGGCGTTTTCGTTGCTACAAGCTGATCCCGGATTGAAAGAACCGGCCCATCAGGGGCTGCGCGAGGCCATGCTCCGCAAGTGGGAGAAGAAGCTCGAGCTCGGATCGATAAGTTAG